One part of the Arabidopsis thaliana chromosome 4, partial sequence genome encodes these proteins:
- the UTr7 gene encoding UDP-N-acetylglucosamine (UAA) transporter family (UDP-N-acetylglucosamine (UAA) transporter family; INVOLVED IN: transmembrane transport; LOCATED IN: membrane; EXPRESSED IN: 22 plant structures; EXPRESSED DURING: 13 growth stages; CONTAINS InterPro DOMAIN/s: UAA transporter (InterPro:IPR013657); BEST Arabidopsis thaliana protein match is: Nucleotide/sugar transporter family protein (TAIR:AT4G32272.1); Has 30201 Blast hits to 17322 proteins in 780 species: Archae - 12; Bacteria - 1396; Metazoa - 17338; Fungi - 3422; Plants - 5037; Viruses - 0; Other Eukaryotes - 2996 (source: NCBI BLink).) → MEVQAEMEPTSSISLVAAVSYGIASMAMVFINKAVIMQYPHSMTVLTLQQLATSLLIHFGRRMGYTRAKGIDMATAKKLLPVSIFYNANVAFALASLKGVNIPMYIAIKRLTPLAVLISGVLFGKGKPTTQVALSVLLTAAGCVIAALGDFSFDLFGYGLALTSVFFQTMYLVLVEKSGAEDGLSSIEIMFYNSFLSLPFLSILIIVTGEFPNSLSLLLAKCSYLPFLVILILSLVMGIVLNFTMFLCTIVNSALTTTIVGVLKGVGSTTLGFVLLGGVEVHALNVSGLVVNTAGGVWYSYAKYRQKKAKPAKLMSDLEAHKK, encoded by the exons ATGGAGGTTCAAGCTGAAATGGAGCCTACCTCGTCCATTAG TTTAGTCGCAGCTGTTTCATATGGCATTGCTTCAATGGCAATGGTTTTTATCAACAAGGCTGTGATTATGCAGTATCCACATTCCATGACTGTTCTTACTCTTCAG CAATTGGCTACTTCTTTGCTTATACACTTTGGTAGACGAATGGGATACACAAGAGCTAAAGGAATTGATATGGCTACGGCCAAAAAGCTTCTTCCGGTTTCTATCTTCTACAATGCTAATGTTGCATTTGCTCTTGCAAGTTTGAAAGGAGTAAACATTCCAATGTATATCGCCATTAAGAGACTCACTCCACTTGCTGTTTTGATTTCTGgggttttgtttggtaaagGCAAACCAACAACTCAG GTTGCTCTATCTGTACTACTTACCGCTGCAGGCTGTGTAATTGCAGCTCTTggtgatttttcttttgatctttttggGTATGGTTTGGCTTTAACATCTGTCTTTTTCCAG ACTATGTACCTTGTGCTGGTGGAGAAGTCTGGTGCAGAAGACGGGCTTTCCTCCATCGAGATAATGTTCTATAACAGCTTCCTTTCTCTCCCATTTTTGTCCATCCTCATCATAGTTACCGGCGAATTCCCAAACTCTCTATCACTATTACTTGCAAAG TGTTCTTATTTGCCGTTCTTGGTGATTCTCATTCTTTCACTGGTTATGGGCATTGTCCTCAACTTCACCATGTTTCTTTGCACCATTGTGAACTCTGCACTAACAACAACCATCGTTGGTGTTCTCAAAGGCGTTGGTTCCACT ACGCTCGGTTTTGTCCTCTTGGGTGGTGTTGAAGTACATGCTTTGAACGTGTCCGGTTTAGTGGTCAACACAGCTGGTGGTGTGTGGTACTCATATGCCAAGTACCGACAGAAAAAGGCTAAACCGGCTAAGCTAATGTCTGATTTGGAAGCTCACAAAAAATGA
- the UTr7 gene encoding UDP-N-acetylglucosamine (UAA) transporter family (UDP-N-acetylglucosamine (UAA) transporter family; INVOLVED IN: transmembrane transport; LOCATED IN: membrane; EXPRESSED IN: 22 plant structures; EXPRESSED DURING: 13 growth stages; CONTAINS InterPro DOMAIN/s: UAA transporter (InterPro:IPR013657); BEST Arabidopsis thaliana protein match is: Nucleotide/sugar transporter family protein (TAIR:AT4G32272.1); Has 35333 Blast hits to 34131 proteins in 2444 species: Archae - 798; Bacteria - 22429; Metazoa - 974; Fungi - 991; Plants - 531; Viruses - 0; Other Eukaryotes - 9610 (source: NCBI BLink).) produces the protein MEVQAEMEPTSSISLVAAVSYGIASMAMVFINKAVIMQYPHSMTVLTLQQLATSLLIHFGRRMGYTRAKGIDMATAKKLLPVSIFYNANVAFALASLKGVNIPMYIAIKRLTPLAVLISGVLFGKGKPTTQVALSVLLTAAGCVIAALGDFSFDLFGYGLALTSVFFQTMYLVLVEKSGAEDGLSSIEIMFYNSFLSLPFLSILIIVTGEFPNSLSLLLAKVRNFIIPSLRLFSETSLFKMSKSIFFSLTVFLFAVLGDSHSFTGYGHCPQLHHVSLHHCELCTNNNHRWCSQRRWFHYARFCPLGWC, from the exons ATGGAGGTTCAAGCTGAAATGGAGCCTACCTCGTCCATTAG TTTAGTCGCAGCTGTTTCATATGGCATTGCTTCAATGGCAATGGTTTTTATCAACAAGGCTGTGATTATGCAGTATCCACATTCCATGACTGTTCTTACTCTTCAG CAATTGGCTACTTCTTTGCTTATACACTTTGGTAGACGAATGGGATACACAAGAGCTAAAGGAATTGATATGGCTACGGCCAAAAAGCTTCTTCCGGTTTCTATCTTCTACAATGCTAATGTTGCATTTGCTCTTGCAAGTTTGAAAGGAGTAAACATTCCAATGTATATCGCCATTAAGAGACTCACTCCACTTGCTGTTTTGATTTCTGgggttttgtttggtaaagGCAAACCAACAACTCAG GTTGCTCTATCTGTACTACTTACCGCTGCAGGCTGTGTAATTGCAGCTCTTggtgatttttcttttgatctttttggGTATGGTTTGGCTTTAACATCTGTCTTTTTCCAG ACTATGTACCTTGTGCTGGTGGAGAAGTCTGGTGCAGAAGACGGGCTTTCCTCCATCGAGATAATGTTCTATAACAGCTTCCTTTCTCTCCCATTTTTGTCCATCCTCATCATAGTTACCGGCGAATTCCCAAACTCTCTATCACTATTACTTGCAAAGGTTAGAAACTTCATCATTCCAAGCTTGCGGCTATTCTCAGAAACTAGTCTCTTCAAAAtgtcaaaatcaatttttttttctttgacagTGTTCTTATTTGCCGTTCTTGGTGATTCTCATTCTTTCACTGGTTATGGGCATTGTCCTCAACTTCACCATGTTTCTTTGCACCATTGTGAACTCTGCACTAACAACAACCATCGTTGGTGTTCTCAAAGGCGTTGGTTCCACT ACGCTCGGTTTTGTCCTCTTGGGTGGTGTTGA